The proteins below come from a single Caulobacter segnis ATCC 21756 genomic window:
- a CDS encoding DUF1476 domain-containing protein, with amino-acid sequence MTTFDEREQGFERKFALDQELEFKAAARRNRLLGEWAAGLMGLATAEEYARAVVKSDFEQPGDDDVFRKVYEDLKGSGVSIGEGEVRMKMAELLAQAREQIKAGE; translated from the coding sequence ATGACCACCTTCGACGAACGCGAGCAGGGTTTCGAACGTAAGTTCGCGCTGGACCAGGAACTGGAATTCAAGGCGGCCGCGCGCCGCAACCGCCTTCTGGGCGAGTGGGCGGCTGGCCTGATGGGCCTGGCGACCGCCGAGGAATACGCGCGCGCCGTGGTCAAGTCCGACTTCGAACAGCCGGGCGACGACGACGTTTTCCGTAAGGTTTACGAGGACTTGAAGGGTTCTGGCGTCTCGATCGGCGAAGGCGAGGTCCGCATGAAGATGGCCGAGCTGCTGGCTCAGGCCCGCGAGCAGATCAAGGCCGGCGAATAA
- the purS gene encoding phosphoribosylformylglycinamidine synthase subunit PurS encodes MKATVHVFLKPGVLDVQGKAVENALHGLGWPSVKDARVGRVIEFDLAETDAEKAKAEVKAMCEKLLANTVIESYRIDIA; translated from the coding sequence GTGAAAGCCACCGTCCACGTGTTCCTGAAGCCCGGCGTGCTCGACGTCCAGGGCAAGGCCGTCGAGAACGCCCTGCATGGTCTGGGCTGGCCCTCGGTCAAGGACGCCCGTGTCGGCCGCGTGATCGAGTTCGACCTGGCCGAGACCGACGCCGAAAAGGCCAAGGCCGAGGTCAAGGCCATGTGCGAGAAGCTGCTGGCCAACACCGTCATCGAAAGCTACCGCATCGATATCGCCTAA
- the purC gene encoding phosphoribosylaminoimidazolesuccinocarboxamide synthase, whose protein sequence is MTTRRKKIYEGKAKILYEGPEPGTLIQYFKDDATAFNAQKKAVLEGKGVINNRISEYIMTRLNSIGVQNHFIRRLNLREQLIKEVEIVPLEVVVRNIAAGSIATRLGLTEGQPLPRSIIEFYYKDDKLGDPMVSEEHITAFNWAATQEIDDMMAMALRVNDYLSGLFSGVGITLVDFKIEFGRIYEGDFSRIILADEISPDSCRLWDAATNEKLDKDRFRRDLGNVIESYTEVARRLGIMKEMPTVIQGGVH, encoded by the coding sequence ATGACGACCCGTCGCAAGAAGATCTACGAAGGCAAGGCCAAGATCCTGTACGAGGGCCCCGAGCCCGGCACCCTGATCCAGTACTTCAAGGACGACGCCACCGCGTTCAACGCGCAGAAGAAGGCCGTTCTGGAAGGCAAGGGCGTGATCAACAATCGGATCAGCGAGTACATCATGACTCGCCTGAATTCGATCGGCGTCCAGAACCACTTCATCCGCCGCTTGAACCTGCGCGAGCAGCTCATCAAGGAAGTCGAGATCGTCCCGCTCGAGGTCGTGGTGCGCAACATCGCCGCCGGCTCGATCGCCACGCGCCTGGGCCTGACCGAAGGCCAGCCCCTGCCCCGCTCGATCATCGAGTTCTACTACAAGGACGACAAGCTCGGCGACCCGATGGTTTCCGAGGAGCACATCACCGCGTTCAACTGGGCCGCGACCCAGGAGATCGACGACATGATGGCCATGGCCCTGCGCGTGAACGACTACCTGTCGGGCCTGTTCAGCGGCGTCGGCATCACGCTGGTGGACTTCAAGATCGAGTTCGGCCGCATCTACGAAGGCGACTTCTCGCGCATCATCCTGGCCGACGAGATCAGCCCCGACAGCTGCCGTCTGTGGGACGCCGCGACCAACGAGAAGCTGGACAAGGACCGCTTCCGCCGCGATCTCGGCAACGTCATCGAGAGCTATACCGAGGTGGCCCGCCGCCTGGGGATCATGAAGGAAATGCCGACCGTCATCCAAGGCGGCGTGCACTAA
- a CDS encoding rubredoxin, with translation MSAEPFKVWQCRTCGYIYDEEQGDPAEGLAPGTRWADIPAGWICPMCGTPKSDFDMIEL, from the coding sequence ATGAGCGCGGAACCCTTCAAGGTCTGGCAGTGCCGCACCTGCGGCTACATCTACGACGAGGAACAGGGCGATCCCGCCGAGGGCCTCGCGCCCGGAACCCGCTGGGCCGACATCCCCGCCGGCTGGATCTGTCCGATGTGCGGAACGCCGAAGTCCGACTTCGACATGATCGAGCTGTAG
- a CDS encoding cytochrome P450, translating to MTIPADIAKDIVDPTAYADGDRVDQAFAWLRREAPLDIAQPEGFDPFWVVTRHADILEVERQNELFHNGDRATVLTTIEADRKVREMMGGSPHLVRSLVQMDNPDHFAYRKVTQGALLPQNLRALEARIREIARGFVDRMAEHGDRCDFARDVAFLYPLHVIMEVLGVPESDEPRMLKLTQELFGNADPDLNRSGKTITDAGEGVDSIQSVVMDFMMYFNAITEDRRAKPRDDLASLIANGKINGEPMGHLEAMSYYIIAATAGHDTTSSTTAGALWALAENPEQFAKVKADPSLISGLIEESIRWVTPVKHFMRTATADAELAGKKIAKGDWLFLSYPSGNRDETVFEDPFSFKVDRAPNKHLAFGYGAHICLGQHLARMEMRVLWEELLSRLDSVELDGTPTRMTANFVCGPKAVPIRFKMH from the coding sequence ATGACGATCCCCGCCGACATCGCCAAGGACATTGTCGACCCCACCGCCTACGCCGACGGCGATCGCGTCGATCAGGCCTTCGCCTGGCTACGCAGGGAGGCTCCGCTCGACATCGCCCAGCCCGAGGGTTTCGATCCGTTCTGGGTCGTCACGCGCCACGCCGACATCCTGGAGGTCGAGCGGCAGAACGAGCTGTTCCACAACGGCGACCGCGCCACGGTGCTGACCACGATCGAGGCCGACCGCAAGGTGCGCGAGATGATGGGCGGATCTCCTCACCTGGTCCGCTCGCTGGTGCAGATGGATAACCCCGACCACTTCGCCTACCGCAAGGTCACCCAAGGCGCGCTGCTGCCGCAGAACCTGCGGGCGCTGGAGGCCCGGATCCGCGAGATCGCCCGAGGCTTCGTCGACCGGATGGCCGAGCATGGCGACCGCTGCGATTTCGCCCGCGATGTGGCGTTCCTTTATCCGCTGCACGTGATCATGGAGGTGCTGGGCGTCCCCGAAAGCGACGAGCCCCGCATGCTGAAACTGACCCAGGAGCTGTTCGGCAACGCCGACCCGGACCTGAACCGCAGCGGCAAGACGATCACCGACGCCGGCGAAGGCGTCGACAGCATCCAGTCCGTGGTCATGGACTTCATGATGTACTTCAACGCCATCACCGAGGACCGCCGCGCCAAGCCGCGCGACGACCTGGCCAGCCTGATCGCCAATGGCAAGATCAATGGCGAGCCGATGGGGCACCTGGAGGCGATGAGCTATTACATCATCGCCGCCACGGCCGGCCACGACACGACCTCCTCGACCACCGCCGGAGCGCTGTGGGCCCTGGCCGAGAACCCCGAGCAGTTCGCCAAGGTCAAGGCCGACCCGTCGCTGATCTCGGGCCTGATCGAGGAGTCGATCCGCTGGGTCACGCCGGTGAAGCACTTCATGCGCACCGCCACGGCCGACGCCGAACTGGCCGGCAAGAAGATCGCCAAGGGCGACTGGTTGTTCCTGTCCTATCCGTCCGGCAATCGCGACGAGACGGTGTTCGAGGACCCCTTCAGCTTCAAGGTCGACCGCGCGCCCAACAAGCACCTCGCCTTCGGCTACGGCGCGCACATCTGCCTGGGCCAACACCTGGCGCGGATGGAGATGCGGGTGCTCTGGGAAGAGCTGCTTTCCCGCCTCGACAGCGTCGAGCTGGACGGGACGCCCACTCGGATGACCGCCAACTTCGTCTGCGGCCCCAAGGCCGTGCCGATCCGCTTCAAGATGCACTGA
- a CDS encoding DUF3291 domain-containing protein, which translates to MSETFHLAQVNVGRLKAPIDHPMIKDFADNLDRINALAEGSPGFVWRLKGDGDNATDLAIGDDPLFIPNLSVWTDIPSLGAFVYRSGHIEIMRRRREWFEHMDLYMTLWWVPAGHTPTVEEALEKLAHLEAHGPTPAAFTFKSPFPPPSGEAVAPELDQCA; encoded by the coding sequence ATGAGCGAGACGTTCCACCTGGCCCAGGTCAATGTCGGCCGCCTGAAGGCGCCGATCGATCATCCGATGATCAAGGACTTCGCCGACAACCTCGACCGCATCAACGCCCTGGCCGAGGGCTCGCCCGGTTTTGTCTGGCGGCTGAAAGGCGACGGCGACAACGCCACGGACCTGGCGATCGGCGACGACCCGCTGTTCATCCCGAACCTCTCGGTCTGGACCGACATCCCGTCCCTTGGCGCCTTCGTCTATCGCAGCGGCCACATCGAGATCATGCGCCGCCGCCGCGAGTGGTTCGAGCACATGGACCTCTACATGACGCTGTGGTGGGTTCCGGCCGGCCACACGCCGACCGTCGAGGAGGCGCTGGAAAAGCTCGCCCACCTGGAAGCCCACGGCCCGACGCCGGCCGCATTCACCTTCAAGTCGCCCTTCCCGCCCCCGAGCGGCGAGGCGGTGGCGCCGGAATTGGATCAGTGCGCGTAA
- a CDS encoding TetR/AcrR family transcriptional regulator: MTSSLKVPERRTQSDRRQQSEAELLRAAAELIAEQGVAAATFENIGLRAGYSRGLVTQRFGSKQGLIEALIARLQARLEAQMDDRRLDQLDGLEAVLGFVDAFLTNLSRDGEMRAYFVLLAGAVADVSELRAPFALAHKGAEERLEAMVLRGQAEGVIRKALNADAVALMVGSLLLGLSTQLLIDPGMDLEPIRETSLAMLRSSFAV, translated from the coding sequence ATGACATCGTCCCTTAAGGTTCCCGAGCGCCGCACCCAGTCCGACCGCCGACAGCAGTCGGAGGCCGAACTGCTGCGCGCCGCGGCCGAACTGATCGCCGAGCAGGGTGTGGCGGCGGCCACCTTCGAGAACATCGGGCTGCGGGCCGGCTATAGCCGAGGGCTCGTGACCCAGCGCTTCGGCTCCAAGCAGGGGCTGATCGAGGCGTTGATCGCCCGGCTGCAGGCGCGGCTCGAGGCTCAGATGGACGACCGCCGCCTCGACCAGCTCGACGGTCTGGAGGCGGTGCTGGGCTTCGTCGACGCCTTCCTGACGAACCTGTCGCGGGACGGCGAGATGCGGGCCTATTTCGTGCTGCTGGCCGGCGCCGTGGCCGACGTGTCGGAGCTGCGCGCGCCCTTCGCCCTGGCGCACAAGGGCGCCGAGGAGCGGCTGGAGGCCATGGTCCTGCGCGGCCAGGCCGAGGGCGTGATCCGCAAGGCGCTCAACGCCGACGCGGTCGCCCTGATGGTGGGGTCTTTGCTACTGGGCCTGTCGACCCAGCTGCTGATCGATCCCGGCATGGACCTGGAGCCCATCCGGGAGACCAGCCTGGCGATGCTGCGCAGCAGCTTCGCCGTTTAG
- the purQ gene encoding phosphoribosylformylglycinamidine synthase subunit PurQ, whose translation MKAAVVVFPGSNCDRDCKVAIERSAGARVEMVWHQETALPDDLDLIVLPGGFSYGDYLRCGAMAALSPVMKEVVAAADKGVAVVGICNGFQVLTEVGLLPGALLRNAGLKYVCKPVELDIVNGQTRFTAGYGEQRQAVMTVGNGEGNYFADEETLDRIEGEGQVVFRYKENPNGSARDIAGIVNAKGNVLGLMPHPDRAFDADLGSEDGAVLFRSIFQSA comes from the coding sequence ATGAAAGCCGCCGTCGTCGTTTTTCCGGGTTCGAACTGCGATCGTGACTGCAAGGTCGCCATCGAGCGCTCCGCTGGGGCGCGTGTCGAAATGGTCTGGCACCAGGAGACGGCGCTGCCGGACGACCTGGACCTGATCGTGCTGCCCGGCGGCTTCTCCTACGGCGATTATCTGCGCTGCGGCGCCATGGCGGCGCTGAGCCCCGTCATGAAGGAAGTCGTCGCCGCCGCCGACAAGGGCGTGGCGGTCGTGGGCATCTGCAACGGCTTCCAGGTGCTGACCGAAGTGGGCCTGCTGCCCGGCGCCCTGCTGCGCAACGCCGGCCTGAAGTACGTCTGCAAGCCCGTCGAGCTCGATATCGTCAACGGCCAGACCCGCTTCACCGCCGGCTACGGCGAACAGCGCCAGGCGGTGATGACGGTCGGCAACGGCGAGGGCAACTACTTCGCCGACGAGGAGACCCTCGACCGGATCGAAGGCGAAGGCCAGGTGGTGTTCCGCTACAAGGAAAACCCCAACGGCTCGGCCCGCGACATCGCCGGCATCGTCAACGCCAAGGGCAACGTCCTGGGCCTGATGCCCCACCCCGATCGCGCCTTCGACGCCGACCTCGGCTCGGAGGACGGCGCGGTGCTGTTCCGCAGCATCTTCCAGAGCGCCTAG